One genomic window of Manihot esculenta cultivar AM560-2 chromosome 16, M.esculenta_v8, whole genome shotgun sequence includes the following:
- the LOC110603255 gene encoding uncharacterized protein LOC110603255, translating to MCDLGASINAMPLSVYLSLDAGPLKQKGITLQLVDRSIVYPKGVLEDILVQVGKLIFPADFFVLDMEDDNSSNSTDLLLGRPFLSTTTTKIDVHEGMLTMEFDGEEVKFNIYDAIKYPDEKFSVCSIDVIDPLAQEAFELSKEDKLEIVLTENLTLDYLDECTTQFDEEIIETIHSLDTPDQKVSTSNLLSIPKSHHKLLPSILQALEIELKALPMHLKYVFLGKENTLPIIVSNKLSKGEEDKLVQVLKEYKEAVGWTIVDLKGLSPLYMHAQDPPSRE from the coding sequence ATGTGTGACTTAGGAGCTTCCATAAATGCTATGCCTCTATCagtttatttgtctttggatgCAGGCCCTTTGAAACAAAAAGGAATCACACTCCAACTAGTCGATAGATCAATAGTCTATCCCAAGGGCGTGTTGGAAGATATTTTGGTCCAAGTAGGAAAATTAATCTTCCCAGCAGACTTCTTTGTCCTAGACATGGAGGACGACAATTCATCCAACTCTACAGATTTGTTGCTAGGAAGACCATTCCTTAGCACAACTACAACGAAGATTGACGTGCATGAAGGCATGCTCACAATGGAGTTTGATGGAGAAGAGGTAAAGTTTAATATCTATGATGCAATAAAGTATCCTGATGAAAAATTTTCTGTTTGCAGCATAGATGTAATCGACCCTCTCGCTCAAGAAGCATTTGAACTAAGCAAGGAAGACAAGTTGGAGATAGTTCTAACTGAAAACTTGACATTAGATTACCTTGACGAGTGCACAACCCAGTTCGATGAAGAGATCATAGAAACCATCCACTCATTGGATACACCAGACCAGAAGGTAAGTACCTCTAATTTACTTTCAATACCCAAATCTCACCACAAACTTCTCCCTTCAATTCTTCAGGCACTGGAGATTGAGCTAAAGGCTCTTCCCATGCACCTGAAGTATGTCTTCCTAGGGAAAGAAAACACCCTTCCGATCATAGTCTCTAATAAACTGAGTAAAGGTGAGGAAGATAAGCTTGTTCAGGTACTGAAGGAGTATAAGGAAGCAGTTGGGTGGACAATCGTAGATCTTAAGGGATTAAGCCCCCTCTACATGCATGCACAAGATCCTCCTTCAAGAGAATAG